In Primulina eburnea isolate SZY01 chromosome 5, ASM2296580v1, whole genome shotgun sequence, a single window of DNA contains:
- the LOC140832870 gene encoding AT-hook motif nuclear-localized protein 10-like, which produces MSETTAMTNREQFTGASTLYPGAVQSSVASQPQLNHDMRMGYTTEGMTATYMPMGSPPPPFQSISAGATKNAMNSSASEQKRKRGRPRKYGVDGGGASGQQPIDVAMQQLQTFTPQAAPPPMLQQDSQLPLGGSASPTSKKARGRPPGSKNKKQRVEALGSTGIGFVPHVINVMAGEDVSSKIMAFSQNGPRAVCILSCSGVISDVTLHQAATSGGTATYQGRFDILSLSGSFLLSEVSGQKSRIGGLSITLSGSDGRVFGGCVAGLLIAGSPVQVIVGSFLADGRKELKSANHMESLFGLPKANLGGASGANSSPSRGSLSESSGGPASPLNLSSGGCNINNNLQGISGMPWK; this is translated from the exons ATGTCTGAAACAACAGCGATGACAAACCGTGAGCAGTTCACCGGAGCTTCCACTCTGTATCCGGGCGCTGTGCAGTCTTCGGTGGCTTCTCAACCACAGCTGAATCATGACATGCGCATGGGCTATACAACCGAAGGCATGACCGCTACGTACATGCCAATGGGATCTCCGCCGCCGCCGTTCCAGTCCATCTCTGCTGGCGCGACGAAGAACGCGATGAACTCGAGTGCCAGTGAGCAGAAACGCAAGAGAGGGAGGCCCAGGAAGTATGGGGTTGATGGTGGCGGGGCTTCTGGACAGCAGCCCATTGATGTCGCGATGCAACAGTTACAGACGTTCACTCCACAGGCGGCGCCTCCACCAATGCTGCAGCAGGATTCCCAGCTACCACTGGGTGGATCTGCTTCTCCCACGTCTAAGAAGGCCAGAGGCAGACCTCCTGGTTCGAAAAACAAGAAGCAACGGGTCGAAGCTTTAG GTTCGACTGGTATTGGATTTGTACCTCATGTTATCAACGTAATGGCTGGAGAG GATGTATCTTCAAAAATAATGGCATTTTCTCAGAATGGTCCAAGGGCCGTTTGCATTTTATCTTGCAGTGGTGTTATATCAGACGTGACACTCCATCAAGCTGCAACATCTGGTGGAACTGCAACTTATCAG GGTCGATTTGATATCTTGTCCCTCTCTGGCTCATTTCTGCTGTCAGAAGTCTCTGGCCAGAAAAGCAGAATTGGTGGATTGAGTATAACATTATCTGGATCTGATGGAAGGGTTTTCGGTGGTTGTGTGGCTGGTTTGCTTATTGCCGGTTCCCCTGTACAG GTAATAGTTGGAAGTTTTCTCGCAGATGGTCGAAAGGAACTGAAATCTGCAAACCACATGGAGTCTTTATTTGGTCTGCCAAAAGCTAACTTGGGTGGTGCTTCAGGTGCCAACAGCTCACCATCTCGAGGAAGTCTCAGCGAATCCTCTGGTGGGCCTGCAAGTCCTCTCAATCTGAGCTCAGGAGGctgtaatattaataataacctCCAAGGCATATCCGGCATGCCATGGAAATGA
- the LOC140832868 gene encoding SWI/SNF complex subunit SWI3B → MATDITPPPKPSPQPATGTATAEADPTPSITDSAAAIIAAPTTATNCSASPPASITPRPPEPDAEVIHIPSYSRWFSWNAIHECEVRFVPEFFDGRSPSKNPKFYKFYRNTIIRRFRDNPARKITFTEVRKTIVGDVGSIRRVFDFLESWGLINFTGSNLKQPQLKWEDKENKSTTATSQGGEVPVGSSVNADVALPKNRLCSGCKTPCTISCFASDKHDMILCARCYVRGNYLVGMNQSDFKRVEISEESKTDWSDKETLQLLEAVMHYGDDWKKVSEHVGGKNVKDCVARFIKLPFGEQFDGPPESAELDAELGLQNGSTPAKRMSLSPLADASNPIMAQAAFLSTLVGVDVAEVAAHAAVTALSDLIDGKNEDHLKASSNIANQQDSEIASNGTMEGALAEAKLQLEKEEGELENAISGIAVQTKEIEDKILNFEEMDLQIERKWKHLQLMQSSLFVDQLSLLFHQSNDSKIVENTGSEAIKID, encoded by the exons ATGGCTACTGATATCACCCCACCTCCCAAACCCTCCCCTCAGCCCGCCACCGGCACCGCCACTGCCGAGGCGGACCCTACGCCGTCAATCACTGATTCCGCGGCAGCCATAATCGCCGCCCCCACTACTGCCACAAACTGCTCCGCCAGCCCGCCTGCTTCCATCACTCCCCGCCCGCCTGAACCCGACGCCGAGGTCATTCACATCCCCAGCTATTCCC GGTGGTTTTCGTGGAATGCTATTCACGAATGCGAGGTTCGTTTCGTGCCGGAGTTCTTTGATGGAAGGTCGCCATCAAAGAACCCCaagttttataaattttacAGGAATACCATCATCAGGAGATTCCGAGATAATCCTGCCCGGAAAATAACGTTCACGGAGGTGAGGAAGACCATAGTCGGCGATGTGGGGTCTATTCGAAGAGTATTTGACTTCTTGGAGTCTTGGGGTTTGATCAACTTTACAGGTTCTAATTTGAAGCAGCCGCAGCTAAAGTGGGAGGATAAAGAGAACAAATCCACTACTGCCACCTCACAGGGTGGCGAAGTGCCTGTTGGTAGCAGCGTCAACGCTGATGTTGCTCTACCGAAAAACAGGCTCTGCAGTGGCTGCAAGACACCTTGCACCATTTCTTGCTTTGCTTCTGATAAG CATGATATGATACTTTGTGCGAGGTGCTATGTGCGTGGAAATTATCTGGTAGGTATGAATCAATCAGATTTTAAGCGGGTTGAGATCAGTGAAGAGTCAAAGACAGATTGGTCCGATAAAGAGACTTTGCAGCTTCTGGAAGCAGTTATGCATTATGGTGATGATTGGAAGAAAGTTTCAGAGCACGTCGGAGGAAAAAATGTGAAGGACTGTGTAGCTCGCTTTATAAAGCTTCCTTTTGGGGAACAGTTTGATGGTCCTCCAGAATCTGCTGAGCTGGATGCAGAGTTAGGTTTACAGAATGGGTCAACACCGGCAAAAAGAATGAGTCTTTCACCACTTGCTGATGCAAGTAACCCAATAATGGCACAG GCTGCTTTCCTCTCCACATTGGTTGGGGTCGATGTTGCAGAAGTAGCAGCACATGCAGCAGTAACAGCTTTGTCTGATCTCATAGATGGAAAAAATGAGGATCATTTAAAAGCTTCGTCCAACATAGCAAACCAGCAAG ATTCTGAAATTGCATCTAATGGTACAATGGAAGGAGCTTTGGCAGAAGCCAAATTACAGCTTGAGAAGGAAGAAGGAGAGCTGGAGAACGCGATATCTGGCATTGCCGTTCAG ACTAAGGAGATCGAGGACAAGATCCTTAATTTTGAGGAAATGGACTTACAAATAGAGAGGAAATGGAAACACCTGCAACTAATGCAGAGCTCTCTTTTTGTTGATCAACTCTCTCTTCTGTTTCACCAGTCTAACGACTCGAAAATTGTCGAAAACACAGGTTCAGAAGCCATTAAAATTGATTGA